In the genome of Leptospira tipperaryensis, one region contains:
- a CDS encoding DUF1801 domain-containing protein: protein MLYTIQNQIENSNLSKNQEAVVKNLKYSNSYDIMNKEVLKYNHSQSEEERIICEVLFQEINLKLPKAENKIWHAHPVWFLDGNPIVGYSKLKGGIRLLFWSGQSFEEEGLKPEGSFQAAEVRYTNADQIIKKDLRRWLTKSKKIQWDYKNIVKRRGLLERLK from the coding sequence TTGTTATATACAATTCAAAATCAGATAGAAAATTCTAATCTATCTAAGAATCAAGAAGCCGTAGTAAAGAATCTTAAATACTCAAATTCCTATGATATCATGAACAAAGAAGTCCTCAAATACAATCATTCACAATCGGAAGAAGAAAGAATTATCTGCGAAGTTCTTTTTCAAGAGATCAATCTTAAACTTCCCAAGGCTGAAAATAAGATTTGGCATGCACACCCCGTGTGGTTTCTCGATGGAAATCCTATCGTGGGTTATAGCAAACTCAAGGGCGGAATTAGGCTTCTTTTCTGGAGCGGACAATCTTTCGAAGAAGAGGGTTTAAAACCGGAAGGTAGCTTTCAAGCCGCAGAGGTTCGTTATACAAATGCCGATCAGATTATTAAAAAAGATCTAAGGCGTTGGCTTACTAAATCTAAGAAAATCCAATGGGATTATAAGAATATTGTGAAGCGTAGGGGTTTGTTGGAAAGATTAAAATAA
- a CDS encoding winged helix-turn-helix transcriptional regulator → MERSYQLDCPVARTLNLIGERWTLLILRDFFIKGEVQRFGDLEASLSGITPALLSARLKDLENNNLIVRRLYSEHPPRMEYRLTSLGKSLGPILKTVREWGLKHTRR, encoded by the coding sequence ATGGAAAGATCGTATCAGTTGGACTGTCCGGTTGCGCGCACGTTGAATCTGATTGGGGAACGCTGGACATTGCTCATTCTCCGGGATTTTTTTATCAAAGGCGAGGTACAACGTTTCGGAGATTTGGAGGCATCTTTGTCCGGAATCACTCCGGCTTTACTTTCGGCTCGACTCAAGGATCTCGAAAATAATAATCTCATTGTCCGACGTTTGTATTCCGAACATCCTCCGAGAATGGAATATCGTTTGACCTCGCTTGGAAAATCATTGGGCCCGATATTAAAAACAGTACGCGAGTGGGGCTTAAAACATACGCGACGTTAG
- a CDS encoding Ig-like domain-containing protein yields MKHIIQFSLLSLFFLFGFTNCLNRDWNHLPPIFSYIDLKGGSPAVPFGVSQITPGVGVNGVSTNSSIQVGFNRALDSSSISGASFQLSESSTPIPGNVSVSNSNVVFTPSSPLSASTIYTVTLSKDLRSADGSLLNEDFIWTFTTESVSDLIAPIVSLTTPVNSGVSVPVNTSLSVAFSETMNCTSLTSLSFTLSNGSAVSGSVSCSGSTATFTPTSSLSFNTNYTANISTAAKDLAGNMLASSFSWSFTTGSAPDSTPPTVSFVSPANGSTGFAINGSIAVAFSETLNCATLNTATFVLSDGSAVAGTVSCLGTTASFNPSASLSYGTTYTATITTGVRDISSNAISSPFSWTFTTGAGPDLTPPTVSLVTPSNSLSGVGVNTSVSAVFSEFIDCTTLTTASFTLNGGSAVAGSVNCLGTSGTFTPSANLSYNTSYTATITTATRDLAGNAVSGTYTWSFTTGSAPDSTPPLISITNPLNVSTGFSVNGTVNIAFNETLNCASVTTASFTLEGGSTVPGTVACSATAATFTPIASLAYNTTYTASITTALKDLAGNSIALPFSWSFTTGSAPDVTAPTVSIVNPVQSSLGVPTSASVTVAFSEGMDCTSLTTATFTLSNGAAVAGTVNCSGTSAVFTPTSVLLPGITYTATIQVGAKDLANNSIVSAYSWSFTTGTLPDTTPPGVSIQNLRNKSLVETGFVIGNATDVGGVALVEVSIDGGAYASASGTSSWNFKLPSGGTTWATGSQHTITVRSKDSSGNYSTVASALVRKGTNKDINGDGYVDMVTGEYGQGLVYIFHSSGTSGITATNASLANRYIVGTTTDEFGKAVTLGDLNGDGYSDVIVGAPAATTNTGRVYAFYSSGSSGVNISYAAFASARIDGAVASERFGFVLETGDLNGDGYPDLIVGAPYSSTNTGKVYTFHSTGASGIVDTSGATAAAALTGSATNEFFGSALAQGNINGDIYADLVVGAYGYSAQKGRVSIYHGSSTGLGAVSSTITNTAGSGQFGFSVAVADVSGDGFADLVAGAPFLNSAKGHAVVFVSSATSSGILTSSGLGAANFIILGTVISDHLGNSVAARDLDLDGKADLILNSTPTAPAQGIVYVYMTPFLSYTDTTTASLTMTGPMSDLFGWGLATGDVNGDGYGDLYVGSPGYNNGTFIGRTFIFHSSGTGLSTNLPSSASRILDGSGLTGGTGNWFGRSLY; encoded by the coding sequence ATGAAACACATTATACAATTCTCTCTTCTTTCTCTTTTCTTTTTATTCGGTTTTACGAATTGTTTGAATCGGGATTGGAACCATCTTCCTCCGATTTTTTCTTACATTGATTTGAAAGGGGGATCGCCCGCGGTTCCTTTCGGGGTTTCTCAGATTACACCCGGCGTCGGCGTGAATGGAGTTTCCACGAATAGTTCGATTCAAGTCGGCTTTAATCGGGCTTTGGATTCTTCTTCGATCTCCGGGGCTTCCTTTCAATTGTCTGAAAGTTCGACCCCAATTCCGGGTAACGTGAGCGTCTCCAATTCGAACGTGGTCTTTACTCCTTCCTCTCCACTTTCTGCTTCGACCATTTACACAGTGACTCTTTCTAAGGATTTAAGATCTGCGGACGGTTCTCTTCTCAATGAAGATTTCATCTGGACTTTTACAACCGAATCCGTTTCCGATTTGATTGCTCCCATCGTTTCTCTTACGACTCCGGTTAACTCGGGCGTTTCCGTTCCTGTGAATACATCGTTAAGCGTCGCTTTTAGTGAAACGATGAATTGTACTTCTTTAACTTCGCTTTCGTTTACTTTGAGTAACGGTTCTGCAGTTTCCGGTTCCGTTTCTTGTTCCGGTTCGACCGCGACTTTTACTCCAACTTCTTCTCTTTCGTTTAATACAAATTATACGGCAAATATCAGTACGGCCGCGAAAGATCTTGCAGGGAATATGCTCGCTTCTTCTTTTAGCTGGAGTTTTACGACCGGGTCCGCTCCGGATTCTACTCCTCCGACCGTATCCTTTGTAAGTCCTGCGAACGGTTCGACGGGATTTGCAATCAACGGATCGATCGCGGTTGCATTCAGTGAAACTCTCAATTGTGCGACCTTGAATACCGCAACTTTTGTTTTGAGCGACGGATCTGCGGTTGCGGGAACGGTCTCTTGTCTTGGGACGACTGCTTCTTTTAATCCTTCGGCATCCTTATCTTATGGCACAACATATACGGCTACGATTACGACCGGAGTGCGTGATATTTCGTCTAACGCGATTTCTTCTCCTTTCTCTTGGACTTTTACTACGGGGGCCGGACCGGATCTTACGCCGCCGACGGTTTCTTTAGTGACCCCATCGAATTCTCTTTCCGGAGTAGGAGTGAATACGAGTGTGAGTGCGGTTTTTAGCGAATTCATCGATTGTACGACTCTTACGACTGCAAGTTTTACTCTCAACGGAGGATCTGCGGTAGCCGGAAGCGTGAACTGTCTCGGAACTTCCGGAACATTTACTCCGAGTGCGAATCTTTCATATAACACTAGTTATACTGCCACGATCACAACCGCGACGCGAGATCTCGCGGGTAACGCCGTTTCAGGAACTTATACCTGGAGTTTTACGACGGGATCCGCTCCGGATTCTACACCTCCCTTAATTTCCATTACGAATCCTTTGAATGTTTCCACGGGATTTAGCGTAAACGGAACGGTGAACATCGCTTTTAATGAAACTTTAAATTGTGCTTCCGTTACTACCGCCAGTTTTACCTTGGAAGGAGGTTCCACAGTTCCGGGGACGGTCGCTTGTTCCGCTACCGCGGCGACCTTTACGCCGATCGCGTCCTTGGCGTATAACACGACTTATACGGCTTCGATTACGACTGCGCTGAAAGATCTTGCCGGCAATTCTATAGCTTTGCCGTTTTCATGGTCCTTTACTACGGGCTCCGCTCCGGATGTTACAGCTCCTACGGTTTCCATCGTCAATCCGGTCCAATCTTCCCTTGGAGTTCCCACGAGCGCGAGTGTAACGGTCGCGTTTAGTGAAGGAATGGATTGTACTTCGCTCACGACCGCCACCTTCACTCTTAGTAACGGGGCTGCCGTCGCAGGAACCGTCAATTGTTCCGGAACAAGCGCGGTTTTTACTCCGACCTCAGTTCTTCTTCCCGGCATTACTTACACAGCTACGATCCAGGTTGGAGCCAAAGATCTCGCAAACAATTCGATTGTTTCGGCTTATAGCTGGAGTTTTACCACGGGTACATTGCCGGATACGACCCCGCCTGGAGTTTCTATTCAGAATCTCCGAAACAAAAGTCTTGTGGAAACAGGTTTTGTCATAGGAAACGCTACGGATGTCGGCGGAGTCGCGCTCGTAGAAGTTTCTATCGATGGAGGAGCGTATGCATCCGCATCCGGAACTTCGTCTTGGAATTTTAAACTTCCATCCGGTGGGACGACCTGGGCTACCGGATCACAACATACGATCACGGTTCGAAGCAAGGATTCTTCCGGCAATTATTCTACGGTAGCTTCGGCTCTGGTTAGAAAGGGAACAAACAAAGATATAAACGGAGACGGTTACGTCGATATGGTGACGGGTGAATACGGGCAGGGACTCGTTTACATCTTTCATTCTTCAGGAACATCGGGAATCACGGCAACGAATGCAAGTTTAGCAAATCGTTATATAGTCGGTACTACGACGGATGAATTTGGTAAGGCAGTTACCCTGGGAGATCTCAACGGAGACGGTTACTCGGACGTGATCGTAGGAGCTCCGGCCGCTACCACGAACACGGGACGCGTTTATGCGTTTTATTCTTCGGGAAGTTCCGGTGTGAATATTTCCTATGCTGCCTTTGCCTCCGCGAGAATCGACGGGGCGGTCGCAAGTGAAAGATTCGGGTTTGTTCTCGAAACGGGAGATCTCAACGGAGACGGTTACCCGGATCTCATCGTCGGCGCTCCGTATTCTTCAACTAACACAGGTAAGGTGTATACCTTTCATTCTACGGGTGCATCCGGAATCGTAGACACGAGCGGGGCTACGGCGGCGGCCGCTCTTACTGGATCCGCGACCAACGAATTCTTCGGAAGCGCCTTAGCACAAGGTAATATCAACGGAGATATCTACGCGGACCTGGTCGTCGGCGCTTACGGTTATAGCGCTCAGAAAGGAAGGGTTTCGATCTATCACGGATCTTCTACCGGACTCGGGGCCGTGTCTTCGACGATCACGAACACCGCAGGCAGCGGTCAATTTGGATTCTCAGTCGCTGTGGCGGATGTGAGTGGAGACGGTTTTGCGGACCTGGTCGCCGGAGCTCCTTTTCTCAACAGTGCAAAGGGACATGCCGTTGTCTTTGTTTCCTCCGCGACCTCTTCTGGAATTTTGACGAGCAGTGGTTTGGGTGCGGCTAACTTTATCATCTTGGGAACCGTAATCAGCGATCATCTTGGCAATAGTGTAGCCGCGCGCGATTTGGATTTGGATGGAAAGGCGGATCTAATTTTAAATTCTACTCCGACCGCACCCGCGCAAGGAATCGTCTACGTCTATATGACTCCGTTCCTTTCTTATACGGATACGACCACCGCGAGTCTTACGATGACCGGACCGATGAGCGATCTCTTTGGTTGGGGGCTCGCCACCGGAGACGTAAACGGTGACGGCTACGGAGATCTCTACGTCGGTTCACCGGGTTACAACAACGGAACTTTTATCGGAAGAACTTTTATCTTTCATTCTTCTGGAACCGGCTTGAGTACAAATCTGCCTTCTTCCGCTTCGAGAATTCTGGACGGTTCGGGATTGACGGGCGGCACCGGGAACTGGTTTGGAAGAAGTCTTTACTAA
- a CDS encoding FAD-dependent oxidoreductase, with protein sequence MTQINHTPIAIIGAGLGGLTLARVLHVHGIEATIYEAEGSSSSRKQGGMLDIHEYNGQLALKEAGLFDQFLEIIHTGAQASRIFDKTGNVLLDEPDDGTGGRPEVLRGDLRQILLNSLPGDSVRWGHKVNVVSSLGGGRHEVTFTNGFVVTTDLLVGADGAWSKVRPLLSKAKPEYVGTTFIETFLLDSGARHKASVEAVGGGAMYALAPGKGIVAHREPNEVLHTYVQLNKPKDWFDSIDFSHPKNALADIAKEFDDWAPELRALITDGETDPVLRPIHTLPVEHRWDRIPGVTLLGDAAHLMPPSGEGANLAMFDGAELGKAIATNPGDIEAALVAYEEQLFPRSSSEARDSKGILDLCLGENSPQSLVDFFTSVNT encoded by the coding sequence ATGACTCAAATTAACCACACTCCAATTGCAATCATCGGCGCCGGGCTCGGCGGCTTGACGCTCGCTCGTGTTCTCCACGTTCACGGTATTGAGGCGACGATCTACGAAGCTGAAGGCTCGTCGAGCTCACGTAAACAGGGAGGTATGCTCGATATTCACGAATACAACGGGCAGCTCGCGCTCAAGGAAGCGGGACTCTTTGATCAGTTTCTTGAAATCATTCACACTGGAGCGCAAGCGTCTCGGATATTCGATAAGACCGGCAACGTTTTACTGGATGAGCCCGACGATGGTACGGGTGGCCGACCTGAGGTTCTGAGAGGTGACCTTCGTCAGATTCTTCTGAACTCGCTTCCCGGTGATAGCGTTCGCTGGGGTCACAAAGTGAATGTTGTTTCTTCGCTTGGCGGCGGACGACACGAAGTGACTTTTACGAACGGCTTTGTAGTAACGACTGATCTGCTCGTGGGAGCGGACGGCGCTTGGTCGAAAGTTCGCCCACTTCTCTCCAAGGCAAAACCGGAGTATGTAGGTACCACTTTCATCGAGACGTTTCTTCTTGATAGCGGTGCGCGTCACAAAGCGAGCGTGGAAGCGGTCGGCGGCGGCGCGATGTATGCGTTAGCGCCTGGAAAAGGTATTGTCGCGCATCGCGAACCCAACGAGGTATTACATACTTATGTGCAATTGAACAAGCCGAAGGATTGGTTTGACAGCATAGACTTCTCGCATCCCAAAAATGCGTTAGCCGACATCGCTAAAGAATTCGATGACTGGGCTCCTGAGTTAAGGGCGCTTATCACAGACGGTGAGACGGATCCCGTACTTCGTCCTATTCATACGCTTCCGGTCGAGCACAGATGGGATCGAATCCCCGGCGTAACGTTGCTTGGCGATGCGGCACACCTAATGCCTCCTTCAGGGGAAGGCGCCAATCTCGCAATGTTCGACGGTGCGGAACTCGGGAAGGCTATCGCCACAAACCCCGGCGACATAGAAGCCGCGCTCGTCGCTTATGAAGAACAACTTTTTCCACGCAGCTCTTCCGAAGCCCGCGATTCGAAAGGAATTCTCGACTTGTGTCTTGGAGAGAATTCTCCTCAGAGTCTGGTCGATTTTTTCACCAGCGTAAACACGTAA
- a CDS encoding SRPBCC domain-containing protein, with protein MQKLKVAHEIFSIEKIYKSSAESVYSAWSNLESKAQWFIGPGDWSVVKRELDFRVGGKELLHGRFPNGKETLYKAEFYNILPNERIVFVYDMYLSNKIHSVSIASVEIESINPKDTRLTFTEQVAFLDETIGREGLLSRKEGTMAHLDRIVEYLKKSSIGEES; from the coding sequence ATGCAAAAACTGAAGGTCGCACATGAAATATTCAGCATTGAAAAAATCTATAAATCCTCTGCCGAATCGGTTTATTCGGCGTGGAGCAACTTAGAATCCAAAGCTCAGTGGTTTATCGGTCCTGGAGATTGGAGTGTTGTCAAACGTGAATTGGATTTTCGCGTAGGAGGAAAAGAACTTCTTCACGGACGTTTTCCTAACGGAAAAGAAACCTTATATAAAGCAGAATTTTATAATATTCTCCCAAACGAAAGAATCGTTTTCGTATACGACATGTATTTGAGTAATAAAATTCATTCCGTGTCCATAGCCTCCGTTGAAATCGAAAGTATCAATCCAAAGGATACGCGACTAACGTTTACGGAACAGGTTGCGTTTCTGGATGAGACCATCGGAAGAGAGGGCTTACTTTCTCGAAAGGAAGGTACGATGGCACATTTGGATCGAATTGTGGAATATTTAAAGAAATCATCAATAGGAGAAGAATCATGA
- a CDS encoding ArsR/SmtB family transcription factor codes for MLNHSSSLNRVFYALSDPSRLTIVERLSKKGASVSELAQPLNMSMAAVVQHIQILEESGLIKTHKVGRVRSCQVEPRSFELIETWLNQRRKFWERNLDRLGEFLEKTEKERKK; via the coding sequence ATGCTTAACCATTCTTCATCCCTAAACCGCGTATTTTACGCGCTGTCCGACCCTTCTCGCCTGACAATCGTTGAAAGATTGAGCAAGAAAGGCGCCTCCGTAAGCGAACTCGCGCAGCCATTAAATATGAGCATGGCGGCAGTCGTTCAGCATATTCAAATCTTAGAGGAAAGCGGACTCATCAAAACCCATAAGGTCGGCCGAGTGCGTTCCTGTCAGGTCGAACCGCGCTCTTTCGAACTCATTGAAACTTGGCTCAATCAACGGCGTAAATTTTGGGAAAGGAACTTGGATCGATTGGGAGAATTTTTAGAAAAAACGGAAAAAGAGAGGAAGAAATAA
- a CDS encoding alpha/beta fold hydrolase, whose translation MRILKYLTFVIAIVSILQCTSRSASVLKENTTTEESIPTEKGHAPIGDIQLYYEIHGEKEGVPLVLLNGGGSTIEVTFSKAIPYFAKHRKVIALDEQGHGRTTDRKGPVRFETSADDVAALLKHLKIEKADFFGFSNGASVALQVSIRHPHLVRKLVFASSMTKRTGAYPQFWDFMKKATFSNMPQPLKDAFLKVNPDPQKLRTMFEKDLERMQNFKDVSDKEIGTVKAPTLILSGDRDIAKLEHTIELTRKIPDARLLILPGGHGDYLGEAIMYQKETHYPELTAALIEEFLGPPQL comes from the coding sequence ATGAGAATTCTCAAATATCTAACGTTTGTCATTGCCATAGTTTCTATTCTGCAATGTACTTCGAGAAGTGCATCCGTCTTGAAAGAAAACACAACGACGGAAGAATCGATTCCTACCGAAAAAGGTCACGCCCCCATCGGCGACATTCAGTTGTATTATGAAATTCACGGTGAGAAGGAAGGAGTTCCTCTCGTTCTTCTGAATGGGGGCGGCTCTACGATTGAGGTAACTTTTAGTAAAGCAATCCCTTACTTTGCAAAACATAGAAAGGTAATCGCTTTAGACGAACAAGGTCATGGAAGAACAACGGATCGAAAGGGGCCGGTCCGATTTGAAACCTCCGCGGACGACGTGGCCGCACTTCTCAAACATCTCAAAATTGAAAAAGCGGATTTTTTCGGATTTAGTAACGGCGCGAGCGTGGCCTTACAAGTTTCCATACGACATCCTCATCTCGTTCGTAAACTAGTCTTTGCATCTTCGATGACAAAAAGAACGGGCGCCTACCCTCAATTTTGGGACTTTATGAAAAAGGCAACTTTCTCAAACATGCCTCAGCCTCTCAAAGATGCGTTTTTAAAAGTTAACCCGGATCCTCAAAAGTTAAGGACGATGTTTGAAAAAGATCTAGAGAGAATGCAAAACTTTAAGGACGTGAGCGACAAAGAGATCGGAACCGTGAAGGCCCCTACTTTGATTCTCAGCGGAGACCGTGACATTGCCAAGTTAGAACACACGATCGAATTGACTCGGAAAATTCCGGACGCTCGACTTCTCATTCTACCGGGCGGACACGGAGATTATTTAGGAGAAGCCATTATGTATCAAAAAGAAACACACTATCCGGAATTGACGGCGGCCCTCATCGAAGAGTTTCTTGGACCTCCGCAACTGTAA
- a CDS encoding NAD(P)/FAD-dependent oxidoreductase, with the protein MKFDYEVLIIGGGPAGLSAALSLGRMSRTALVCDDSRPRNAPSSHLNNFPTRDGIHPAEWRRLVKKDLEKYQTIKFFEGGVLSVEKSTSGFTANLSSGISAHFKKIILAYGVEDKPLPVPGFKELWGKSIFHCPYCHGFEIRGSRLGFISNSEMTFHMLPLINDLASDLILFTNGKAEFSDPQRELLKRKNVELIEEKITGFIFEGEQLKALSLANGELRERQAVFFHPTLPFALKSQIGETLGCEKNQLGFYKINERGATSVEGVFACGDNVSPGHSVLLAAASGAMAGAGVVFALLGEEFGNA; encoded by the coding sequence ATGAAGTTTGACTATGAAGTACTGATTATAGGCGGAGGTCCGGCGGGACTGAGCGCGGCCTTGTCTTTAGGTCGTATGAGCAGAACGGCTTTGGTCTGCGATGATAGTCGTCCTAGAAATGCTCCGTCTTCCCATCTCAATAATTTTCCCACACGAGACGGTATTCATCCGGCCGAATGGAGAAGGTTAGTAAAAAAGGATTTGGAGAAATATCAAACGATAAAGTTTTTCGAAGGAGGCGTCTTGTCCGTTGAAAAATCGACTTCCGGTTTTACCGCAAACTTGTCTTCGGGGATTTCCGCTCATTTTAAAAAGATCATTCTTGCCTACGGAGTAGAGGATAAGCCCTTGCCCGTTCCCGGTTTTAAGGAGCTCTGGGGAAAATCTATTTTTCATTGTCCTTACTGTCACGGATTTGAAATTCGAGGATCCCGTTTGGGTTTTATTTCAAACAGCGAAATGACATTTCACATGCTACCTTTGATAAACGACTTGGCGTCCGATTTAATTCTTTTTACGAATGGGAAGGCGGAGTTTAGCGATCCACAGAGAGAATTATTAAAGCGAAAGAATGTAGAATTGATAGAAGAGAAAATTACGGGTTTCATTTTTGAAGGAGAGCAATTGAAAGCTTTGTCTCTTGCAAACGGGGAACTCAGAGAAAGGCAAGCCGTCTTTTTTCATCCGACCCTGCCGTTCGCGCTCAAATCTCAAATCGGAGAAACGCTCGGTTGTGAAAAAAATCAACTCGGCTTTTACAAGATAAACGAAAGGGGCGCAACCTCTGTGGAAGGTGTTTTTGCATGCGGAGACAACGTGAGTCCGGGGCATTCTGTTTTGTTAGCCGCCGCTTCGGGCGCGATGGCCGGCGCGGGAGTGGTGTTTGCGCTATTAGGAGAAGAATTTGGAAATGCTTGA
- a CDS encoding FAD-dependent monooxygenase: MNKNQQQSIYDVIISGAGPVGLFLACELALAKCSVLILEKMENPHSPLKRRPFGIRGLSAPTIEAFYRRDLLNELEIHKHLKNPHSNPGQGARRQVGHFAGIPFYEGDIDTSQWKYRLPSSTNTSLISEMEELETVLGRRAEILGVEIKRGFPLTSLDQTEEGVIVHTEDRSFQGQWLVGCDGSRSVVRKVGGFEFAGTEPEFTGYNAQVDIADPEKLKPGRNVTATGMYLQSQPGYLVIQDFDGGAFHNSEKRITREHVQEVLRRISDTDVTISALHIATTWTDRARQATTYRNGRILLAGDAAHIHSPLGGQGLNLGIGDAMNLGWKLAATIQKKAPEDLLDSYQTERHPIGAEVLDWSRAQVAIMKPGPAAHALNAIVRDLMDTRDGATYFAGRVWGVFTQYDLGDDHPLLGHSVPNFEFEDGVRIGEFMRDGQGILLDFTKNVSLKSFADEYGGSIRYISGNVKDRLGLGTLLLRPDGIIAWASDNDPDYEELKKAVAFWFVRNSKVKN; this comes from the coding sequence ATGAATAAAAACCAACAACAGTCGATTTACGACGTCATCATTTCCGGTGCAGGTCCTGTAGGTCTATTCCTCGCCTGCGAACTGGCCTTAGCCAAATGTTCCGTCTTGATACTGGAAAAAATGGAGAATCCGCATTCGCCATTAAAACGACGTCCTTTCGGGATCAGAGGACTTTCGGCGCCGACCATAGAAGCGTTTTACCGCCGCGATTTGTTAAACGAACTCGAGATACATAAACACCTTAAAAATCCTCATTCGAATCCAGGACAAGGGGCGCGTCGTCAGGTCGGACACTTTGCGGGTATTCCATTTTATGAAGGCGATATCGATACCTCGCAGTGGAAGTATCGTCTGCCAAGTTCGACTAACACCAGTTTGATATCTGAAATGGAAGAGCTTGAAACGGTCCTCGGTCGCCGAGCAGAAATTTTAGGAGTCGAAATCAAGCGAGGATTTCCCCTGACTTCCCTTGATCAAACGGAAGAAGGAGTAATCGTTCACACAGAAGATCGATCTTTTCAAGGTCAGTGGCTCGTGGGTTGTGATGGAAGTCGTAGTGTTGTCCGAAAGGTCGGTGGTTTTGAATTTGCGGGTACGGAACCTGAATTTACCGGCTACAATGCTCAGGTTGACATTGCTGATCCGGAGAAACTCAAACCTGGTCGTAACGTGACGGCAACGGGAATGTACTTGCAGTCACAACCCGGTTACTTAGTCATACAGGACTTTGATGGCGGAGCATTTCATAATTCTGAAAAACGGATTACGCGGGAACACGTGCAGGAGGTGCTTCGTAGAATCTCGGACACCGACGTTACAATTAGCGCCTTACATATCGCAACTACGTGGACCGACCGAGCGCGACAGGCCACAACGTATCGCAACGGAAGGATTCTTTTAGCCGGCGATGCTGCTCACATTCATTCACCCTTAGGAGGGCAAGGTCTTAATCTTGGAATCGGCGATGCGATGAATCTTGGTTGGAAGCTCGCGGCAACCATTCAAAAGAAAGCGCCGGAAGATTTGTTGGACAGTTATCAAACGGAACGACATCCGATCGGCGCAGAGGTTCTGGATTGGTCACGTGCTCAGGTTGCGATCATGAAACCAGGTCCGGCTGCACACGCGTTGAATGCAATTGTCCGTGACCTTATGGATACGCGCGATGGCGCCACTTATTTTGCGGGAAGGGTTTGGGGTGTTTTCACTCAGTACGATCTCGGCGACGATCACCCTTTATTAGGTCATAGCGTTCCTAACTTTGAGTTCGAAGACGGTGTAAGAATCGGAGAGTTCATGCGCGATGGTCAAGGGATACTGCTTGATTTTACTAAGAATGTTTCACTCAAAAGTTTCGCCGATGAATATGGCGGTTCCATTCGGTATATTTCAGGGAATGTAAAAGACCGGCTTGGATTAGGCACGTTACTCCTACGCCCAGACGGAATTATCGCCTGGGCTTCTGATAACGACCCCGATTACGAAGAACTCAAAAAAGCCGTTGCTTTCTGGTTCGTTCGTAATTCGAAGGTAAAGAATTAG
- a CDS encoding LysR family transcriptional regulator → MDLSKLKSFIVVAEELNFRKSAEILGISQPPLTRLISSIEEELSTKLFERTTRQVKLTGAGVYLLKEGKEIIDRVENLEREVRSIGKLKAGGLSIGFSTTTFLASLPQIIGEFQDRFPKLKFQLHQESRNRILKGLRSGQFDVCFMEGTVSEEGIEKHSVNDEGFGVLVPKKHPLAKRKEIELKELKNETIILHPKKETGNFYDTIFQLFKQSGIKPKVYLKNERESCPILVATGKGVSLTILGAQNVAPSQTQFVPIKKLYLPVSVFWMPENKNPSLNTFLSFVIESSALKNKKAECLLDVMRL, encoded by the coding sequence ATGGATTTATCGAAACTAAAATCGTTTATCGTGGTCGCGGAAGAACTCAACTTTAGAAAAAGTGCGGAAATTCTCGGGATTTCGCAACCGCCTTTAACCCGTTTGATTTCCTCTATCGAAGAAGAACTCTCTACAAAACTTTTTGAAAGAACTACAAGACAAGTAAAACTAACGGGAGCGGGAGTTTATCTTTTAAAGGAAGGAAAGGAAATTATCGATAGAGTTGAAAATTTGGAAAGAGAAGTTCGTTCTATCGGCAAGCTCAAAGCGGGCGGTCTCAGCATCGGATTTTCAACAACGACCTTCTTAGCAAGCCTACCTCAAATTATCGGAGAATTCCAAGATCGTTTTCCAAAGTTGAAATTTCAACTTCATCAAGAATCAAGAAATAGAATTCTTAAAGGTTTGAGATCCGGTCAGTTTGATGTTTGTTTTATGGAAGGAACCGTTTCGGAAGAAGGAATAGAAAAACATTCCGTCAACGACGAAGGTTTCGGAGTTCTGGTTCCCAAAAAACATCCTCTCGCCAAAAGAAAGGAAATCGAACTTAAAGAATTAAAAAACGAAACCATCATTCTACATCCAAAAAAAGAAACTGGAAATTTTTACGACACGATCTTTCAACTTTTCAAACAAAGCGGAATCAAACCGAAAGTATATTTGAAAAACGAAAGAGAAAGTTGCCCCATCTTAGTTGCCACCGGCAAAGGTGTATCTCTAACGATCTTAGGCGCTCAGAACGTGGCTCCTTCCCAAACCCAATTTGTTCCAATCAAAAAATTATACTTGCCCGTATCCGTGTTTTGGATGCCCGAAAATAAAAATCCTTCGTTAAATACTTTTTTAAGTTTTGTGATCGAGAGCAGCGCTCTGAAAAACAAAAAAGCCGAATGTTTGTTGGATGTGATGAGGCTTTGA